The Bacteroidia bacterium genomic interval AAATATGCTTGCCGTGATCAAGTGCCAGTTTTGCGCAATCAAAGTGGGAAAGTGTGGGCGTTACAATATCCACGGCATCCACCTCCCTGATGAGTTCGTGAATGCTGTCAAATGCCTTTACTTCAAGCTCCTGAGACACGGCCGCAGCCTGGATGGCATCAGGGTCAAAGAATCCGGTAAGCTGGAATTCCTTTACTTCTTTGAGTAACCGAATATGAATTTTGCCGAGGTGGCCGGCTCCTAAAACACCTATTTTCAACATGGGGATGGATTTCCGCAAAAGTAGCAGATGAACGGGTGATGAAAAAGCGGGGAAGGCCGGTTACAATCCTAATCCCACAGAGAAGCCGGCTTTTGGATAAGGTCCGTTGTAGGCCGGCTCCAGAAAGTTCAGCACCGGCTCGTAAATCTGGTTTGCGTTAGTGCTGGTGCTGTATTGAACGCCACCTCCTATATAAAGATCAATATTGAGGTTGGCCAGTGCAAAAATTTGTACGCCAAAAGTTACACCTCCGGCATATATGTGATAGTCCGCTTTATCCTCAAGGGGCTCAGGCCTTGAATCGCTCGTGGTGAGCGCCTGATAATTTATAAAAGTTGACATATAGCCTCGCTGGCGGTTTGAACTCATAAAGTCCATCAGGCTGTTAAAAAATATCCGCCATTTCAGTTCCGCCATATAGCCCTCGTGTTTTTCCTGCTGAAGGGTGCCGGAAGTAATGCCGGCATCCAGTTCGAGGCTGTGGCGTGATGAGAGAATGCGCTCGTAACCGGCATAAAACGTTGTGGTGATAAAATATTGAGGATAAAGCCGGATGATATCCTTATTCGTTTCGAACACTTCATTTTCCTGTGCCTGCAATGTCCCCGTGCTGATTCCAAGAAATATACAGGTGATGATTATTAAGTTTTTCATTTTTTTAATATTAAAAATTAATACCTATCTGAGCACCAACTCGGGGGAAAATACCCTCATACGCTGGCGAAGTTAACGGAACATCGCCTTCTTCCGCAAGTGTAGGATCCGGGTCCTTAATATCGGTAAACTTTATTCCGCCTCCCACATAGAAATTCACGTGCAGCCATTTATAAATGCTTGCAACCAGCCCCAGCGAAGTACCAATCGCATAAGACTGATATTGGGCGTTTATATATTCAAAAGTTGTATGAGTTGGAGTTTGAAATTCCTTACGATAATCTTCATGGAGATAACTGTAGTGCAGAAAAATCCCGGCATATACACCCTTTAATTTCCAGTCAATGCCGGCAGTATCATTATTTAAAAAATTACTCAGATAATACTTCCGTATTTCGGGTTGGATCAGAATTCCTGCTGTGCGCTTATCATTTGCTTTTGAAACAAAACCCGTGTTCAGCACAAAGCTTCTCTGATAGGTTTTATTAAATCGTTCCAGCCCTAGGTAAACATTTCCGTCAAAAAAGTGAAAGGGACTTGCATAAAGAAAGTTTCGCCCAAGTCGCTCCTCCACCATCTGGGCTTTGAGCGGAGCGGCAGCCACAAGAATGGCGAGCAGGCAAAGGCTCAGTGAGAATTGTCTTTTCATCGTTTTGTTGGTTAGTTAAATTCATAAGCGCCTATATCCGGCTGCTGATCGCGAAGCTTTCCTTCCAGGTCGGTTTGAATGCCGGCATCCTTTCCTGCATCAATAGCAGGAGAGGCAGTGTCCAGATGATAATCATATTCAAATGCATCCACAAAGCCGGGATCTAGGTTGAAAAGGTTACTGCCGGCAAACTGTCCGGTGTTCAGCGTTTTTATCAGACAATGGTCAAAATTAACATCAAAATCTGCAACATTATGGTCAACTAATTCTACTTCATCATCCAGGCTGCCATCTATGATGCAGTTTACAAACCGGGCTTCCACTATTGTACCCCTCACATCAGGATCCGTAGCAATGATAACTGAAGGTTCCCTGCGATTAAAAACAAAGTTATAGTTGGCAAACGTGCAGTGTGTAAAGCTGTAATTTCCTCCGTAATTCGTAATGAAGGCATTCCTGCCGCAGTTATTGATCAGTACGTTCTCAGCCTCTACGGTGGAGGCAACAGCCAGGATGCCGTATCCCGTCATATTCTGAATGATACAGTTTTTTACACTGAGGCCGGAGGCATTCAGAAAGAGTGTATCATTATAAGGATTAAATCCGGCTGTAATGCCGATGGAACCATTCTTTATCTCAGCGTGCTCAAAACTGTGCTGTTCGCCTGTAGGCAGCAACAGGATGCCCAGCCACTGGCCCGGAACTTCGCTATAATAATCTTCCAGCCGGTCTCCCTGGAAAATCACCGGATTGTCCAGGGTTCCTCTTACTTCGAGCACTCCCCGCACATAGATGCCGGCATTGTTGTGGGCGTAAATTTTGGTTCCCTCCCTTATGGTGAGTTTGCAGCCGGCCTTCACCAGCACCGAATCATAGATAACGATGGGCAATCCTTCCGTCCATGTGGTATCGCAACCGATGGCCGTGCTGCGGAAGAAATGTGCATTTTGTCCCCAAGCTACGAGCTTAACGTCCTGCATATTGCCATTTGTAAGAAACACCAGAGAATCCTTTATGATAAAAGGATTAAGTGAATTGTCAGGGTCAATGTTCACATCTACAAAAACATACATACTGTCTCCGGCCTCAAGAATGGCCGGGCCGGTACTGAGTACGGGTTCGCCATCCACATTTACCCGGAACTTTGAACTACCGCCACCTGCCAGGAATATTCTTTCAATTTCAACATTCCTTTTATTCAGGTTATACACCTTAAAATTGATGGTGGCCGAGCCTATCGAAGTAAAAACGGTATCGAATAAAACCGTGTCAGTATTAAACGTAAGCTTAGCATTGGGATCGGTGGTGATATTATCTTCTTTGCGGCAGGACAGAAAAAGGAGGGAAAAAAGCAAAGGCAGGAACAGAATATATTTCATGCAAATATGTAGGTCAGTTTCAAATTGAGGATATGGGAAAAGCCGGCTGCAAAATAAAGGCCTTTGACGTGAATACAACCTATCGTACAGGCCAACAGATGCAGTAACGAACAAGATAGGTTGCACCCGGCAAGCAAAATCAACCGGCATAGGCCAGCGTGGCGATACTCACTTTAGCACCATTGGCGCGTAATACTGCACGGGCACAAGCCTCCAGCGTGGAGCCGGTGGTTACCACATCATCTACCAGCAGCACATGTTTGTTGTCCAGTTCATGGCCGGGTTGCAGCCGGAATATATCTTCCACATTCTTCCACCTGGCATAGCGTGATTTTTTGGTTTGTGTAGGATTGAAAATCGCCCGCATCACCGAATCCGTATCCATGGGAATTGCGAGCCCTTCCGCCATGCCCTGGCCGAAAAAGGCGCTTTGGTTAAATCCCCGTGCACGGAGTTTCCTTTCATGCAGCGGCACCGGCACTATGCAGTCGAATGAAAAGCCATCTTGCAGCAACTGCGATCCATACCAGCGGCCAGCCTCCACTGCAGCCTCTTTCTGCTCTTTATATTTAATATTGTGGAGCAGGTGCTGCACTTTGGAGCTTTTCCTGAAAAAGTAGAAAGCAAGGGCATACTTAATATTCACCCTGCCCCAGAATACTTTTTCCAGTTCATGATATTGTTCGTTATGAAATCCGGTTTCGGGCAGTGAGAAGCGGCAGTTCAGGCAGATGAAACCTTCATCCGCAGCCAGAACGTCATCGCAGGCTGCACATAGCCGCGGATAAAATAAATCAAGGACATCGCGGTAAACGGAGTAAAAGAAGCTTTTGGCTTGCATTTACCGAAAGTATGCAGAATACCTGGAAACCAGTGCATTCATATTTTAAAACACTGAAAATTTTAAATTGAATTTTATAAAAAAGAGGCTACGCTATACCTGACCTATTTATATGTTTTTTTAAGCAAAAAAAAGAAACCCCGGAAGGGCATACATTGCCTTCCGGGGTTTGCAATTAAGAACCTTTTGAAGCTTACTTCTTAATAAATCTCTGGGTGGCAGTGCCATCCTTAGTCGAAACATGGAGCAGGTAGACACCTTTCTCCAGATCGGCTATATTGATCATGGTGGCGCCCGGTTGCACATTCACCAACTCCATCACCTGCTGGCCGAGTAGGTTGGTGAGGCGTACCACATCCAGGTTTTCACTGGCTTCCAGCGTCAGTATATCGTTGGCCGGATTGGGATAGATAGAAATATTGCTGAGCAAGCCTTTTTCTTCCATTCCAATCGGATCGTCATCAATAATAGTGACGATCATCACTGAGTCTCCGAGGCTGGCGTGGTTATCAGGATTTCTCAAGACCAGGACAATGGTCTCGTTCGGTTCTGTCATGGCATCCTCTATCAATTCCACCGTCACAGTTTGAGATGTGCTGGAATTGGCGGGGAACGTAACGAACGTTGGTGTGAAATCGAAGTCTGTTCCGCTGTTTGCAGTGGAAGAACTGCTGAGGTCTACTTCTACCGATGTGGCCCTGTCGTTTTCATTGGTGAGCGTGATTATAATATCAATGCTGGAGTCCGCTTCCTGGTAGGCTACAGAATCAATAGAGAAAGAAATGGTGGGATCGGTGAAGGAAATGATGTCATTTACGTCCCGTGGCAGGAATTGGTATCCGTCCAGCAAACCATCACCATCATTCCCGTCAAACTGGCCTCCAATGCCAATGGCGATGAAAGTATCCATCGGGGCGGGATCATCATAAAGATCTACATCATCGTCAATCCTCATAGCGATCGTATCACTTCCGTTCGTAACGTCCACGTTAAATCCGGCACCGGCACTTGTCCATTGAGCAGGATTTACCAGCCATGCCCTTCTGAATCTAACGATTTCACCTTCGGTATTTTCTCCAAGTTCCTTAATTGTCATAGGATCTGGTAAGGCATTTCCTGATGATATATGATCAATGGAATCGGCTTCAATCTGGCCCAGGCCTCGAAATTCGTCCACCTTGCCCCATACCACGATACTGTCTCCACGGGTAACTGAATAATTCAAATTTTCCTCTGAATAAATATGCATCCCGGCAGTCCTGTCATAAATGGCAAACAAATAATCATTTGTACTGAAATTGTCAGAAGTTACAACTCCGCTAATCCTTATTCTTTCACCAAAATGGATATAATTGCCCATTGCATCTACGTTGTCAGCCGTATCAATGGTGTAATGATGATATTCATTGTCGTTAATGGTGATGGTATGCACCGAATCGCCAAATGATCCTTCGGAGAGATCCTGAAGCAACAGAACGATCTCTTCCACTTCTTCATAGCTCATATCATCTATGATTATGACTTCCGCAAACTGCGAGGTGGTTGTGTTAGCAGGAAAGGTTAGGGTTTGCGGAGTAAAGTTAAAGTCTGCACCCGGAGTAGCCGTAGTACCTGAACCATCCAACGCCACATCCACGGTGATCGCATTGTTGCTTTGGTTGGTAATAGTTACTTCTATATCCAGGGTATCCTGCCGTTCCGTGAGGGTTGTGGTTCTGGAATCAAACGAGATAACAGATCCGGGAGGAGGAGCGACACAATCACTGGTATGTCTGCCCAGGAAGGTGACGTTATCCTGGCTGCGCACATCCCAGTCATATTTCCAGGTAAGGCTGTCAGTGGTTCCCCGTTCCACCGAAGATTTCCGTACGAGCGTATAATTCTGCGTAGTCCCACCGGAAATATTCCAGAAGTCTCCGGGGTCCTGGCCCAGGATTCCAAAAATATCCAGCGTATCTCCTGTGCTTACATCAACTAAAATTAGCGCGTCATCTCCGTTAAAAAAAGTCATAGAGTGGAGCGTATCTGATTCCGCTATAATAACGGGATCTACCGGCTGTCCGCTTGTAGAAGGATTTCCAATTACGTAAACATCGCCTGAGTTTAACATTCCCGTTAATTGGAGTGAATCATTGGCTGAAGTTGCACCATTATTAAAGCGGTATAATTTGTAATCACTAAGATCAAGCGTGGCTGATGTAGGATTGTAAATTTCAATGGCCTTGTTGTTTCCGCTGCCTTCAATGTACTCAGAGAAAAATGGAGCAGAACAATCCGCAATCGGTGGTCCGCTGGCATCTCTGGCTATAATCTGGAAATCATCAATGGCGAGCGCGTCATCCGCACCTGTAATATTCATGTCCTCAAACCGCAACCAGCCGGACTGCCCGTTCAGGATAGGTGAAGGAAGACTAACCGTCACTGAAACCCGCGTTTGATTATCAGGCAGGTTTCCATTGAGTACTCCCGTTGCACTATCGTTGTGGGGACTTACCAGCGTATCCACATTTACCCAGATTCCGGAATTTAAAGGGCCTCCGGCAAAGAAAGGGCTGGCGGCAACCAGGATCGTATCCAGCCGGCCTGTGCTGCCTATCTTCCACAATTCGATTGTAAAACTTATTTCTATAGAATTAATGGCCGCACCCGTGTTATTGCTAAACTCTACTCCGTAATAAGGGTCGAGGGTATTGCTGGCGAGGCTGCCAAGCGCACGTTCACTGTTGCCTGTCATTCCATAGCTATAGATGTTTTCGCCACCGCTGCTGCCGTTGTCTGCTTCATAAGAGCCATCAGCCGCACTGCTGGATCCTGATTCAGTTATGGCCCACCCGGTGGGGAGCGAACTGGAAGTACCAGAATTTGCAAGGCTATTAAAGCCCTGGGTATGAGGTGTGTTCAAGCTGTTGATCATCACCTGTGCCTGTGCTTCGGTGAATGCGGCAATGCTAAATGCCATCACCGCAATTGTCAAAATTCTTCTCGTCATTGTTTTTTGGTTTACTGTGAATTATTTTTAGTGTGCAAACTTATTAGCGGTAGATTACCACCACTTTACCACACAGATAATTTTACAAACAGGAAACTAAAGACAGGGTTGTGTGAATTCTAAAATTTCTTTGGGAGTTTTTGTCAATGCCCAACAAGATCGAAGAAATACTTCAAAATCATGGAGAGAAGGATAAGGTTAGCAAAGGCTAAATGACTCACACGATTTTTTACAGTGGTCTATCCAATATGTGTTTTCAATTTCCTTCTGGAAGGCTACCGGTATGGCCACCCCGATATTCTGAACAATAGAGATGTTAAATCAAACCATCCGTGAATATTTCCAAACTCACTACAGCCCATCTTTTACAAACCGCCCAACGGATCTGCCATTCTCTGAGGCTACTAATATGGTGTATAGCCCTCTTGGCAATGTGGCTACATCCAACGTTATGCGGCCGGAGATTACTTTCGGTAGAGGAATGTGAAGCACGGGCCTGCCAGTCAAATCGAAAACGTCAACAGAAGAAATTTTACCGTCAGGCACTTCAATGGAGGTTGTATGCAATGCCGGATTTGGAATGCAAACCAAATCAATAGCTTTTTGCTGATGGCGTTTTATTTTAGGCTCCTTGATGGCAGTCAATTCCTGCATGCAGGTTTTCCATACAAATGATCCCCATTGGCCGGGCATTGATAATTGGGTGGAAGGAAGATCAAGATTTTCATTAAATCCACCAGATATATAGATATGATCATTATCTGATACATAAGGTTTAGCTACAGTAATATGCTTGCTGGATTTCAGTTCTATTGAATTCAGCACATGGAAAGCAGTATCCAATATCACCAGAAAACCTTTCCGCGGGTCAGAAAAATTTTGAGGATAGGAAGAAAACGTAAAGCCCGCTACTTCCAGAGAATCTTTATATGAACCCGAAATAAGAAGGCGATTATTCTTATAGCCTTCTGTCCCCCCTAAAAATATATTCTGGCCATAAAGTTTGAGGCGATCAAGGACATTCCCCATGCTGTCAATCCGGACAAACTGCATGTTTTCATCATCATCCTCAAATATTGTATCATTCCAGTAGGGATCCAAAAGATTACTTAGGGATCCATAAAAATTTCCATGATCATCCGCATAGGTTAAAATAACGGTTTCATCTACCAATCCCGTAAAAGCTTTTGTCCAATGCAAATTCCCATCGTCAGTGTATCGTGAAACCCCGACATCTGATCCTTCGAAAAGTGTTCTGTTGATGATAGAGTCCCCATTTTGCAGGACAAGGTTTCCGAAAAAAGAGAAGCTTAAATATACAGAACCATCTTTGCCAACCACTATGCTGCCTGGAAATATGGTTTCAGCTTCCCCACCTTGCACTACCCATATCCGTTGGCCTGTCTGGTCAAAAGCAGCAAGGAACCAGGAATTTGCATTGCTAAACAGAGTGTCCTGTCCGATGACCGCCTCATGCATAAAGGAGTTAAAAAGCAGGCCTGTTCTTCCATCGCTTGCGAAATTATAGCTGGGTATAGCTATCAAACCTCCCGTATCACCCCTTTGGATCAAAGGGACAATGCTGCTGACGGATCCGTCAGGACGAATAAGCACCCGGTAAATGGCCCCTGTAGTATCCGTACCTGCCTGTATTCCGCCAAATTGAACGGACGTTGCGTTGCTATAAACAATCAGATGAATATTAAAATCCTTGTCAACTTCTACATGCCGCACAAATAGGTGGGGTTGGAGATATGATTGGATCGCCCAGGCTGGGTTGCCATCTTTTCCAATTTTTATGAGTCCGATATCCTGATATTGCCGTGCGTCCCCCGTTGCAGCCAGGGTCAGGTTACCTGCGCGAATAGTATCGTAGAAGCTGAGGGCTATATAAAAGTTGCCGGAGTCGTCTGTGGTGGATTGGCTCAACATGGCTGCTCTGTCTGCTTTTTGAATGGTTTGCAACCAACCGCCAGGGCATTGTGCTAATGCTACCCCAATACTTAAATTAAAAAAAGTAATTGTAGCTATTAGAAAGGCTTTCATGGATTCTGTGTTATAAAATGGACAGCGAATATAGCTAAGGCCAGTGGGTTTAATATTAAAATTTCACAAGTGGATAATGAATTTTTCATAGTTCTGAAAAATGGAATCATTGAAATAGGAAGATGTGGGCTTGAATAGGCGAAAGAAGAACGAGATAAATTAAGCTTCCAATACCAGATACAAGTCGTTGGAATCCGTGGTGGCAGAATAACAACCCCTAATTTCGCAGGCAACATCCAACAATGGGAATGAAACAACTTTGGGCGGAATTGGCGCAGCGGCCTGCAGTTCTGCGGGGTATTTGTGTTTTGCTGCTCATCCCGGCTTTCTTCATCAATCTGGGGTTGATGCCGCTCCTCGCGGATGAATCTATACGGGCAATGGTGTCGCTGGAAATGATCATCTCCGGCAATTACATTACGCCTACCATGAGCGGTGAATTCTACTACAACAAGCCTCCGCTCTATAATTGGATACTTGCTGGACTGTTTCAACTCACTGGCAGTTTTTCAGAGCTTGTTGTCAGGCTGCCTTCGGTGGTGCCATTGCTGTTATTTGGCCTCACCATATTCTGGTTCGTTAAAAAGCACCTGGGATTTGAAACAGGATTTCTTGCGGCATTGCTTACGGTGACCTGCGGCCGAATGGTGGTTTACGCTTCCATGCTCGGGCATATTGACCTCTTTTATTCCCTCGTAACCTACGCCAGTTTTATCGTCATCTATGAGGGGTTTCGCAAGGAAAAATGGTGGTTTCTTTTCCTGGTCTCTTATGGGCTGGTTTCCATTGGTTTTCTCTCCAAAGGCCTTCCATCACTGGTTTTCCAGGGTTTTACTTTGCTTGCATATTTTATTATTAAAAAGGATTTTAAACGCCTGTTTTCCATTCAGCACATCTGCGGGTTCTTGCTCTTCCTGCTTGTGGTAGGTACTTACTTTTATGTTTATCATCAGTATAATTCACTTGAAGCATACCTAACCACGCTGTGGACACAATCCAGCCAGCGCACGGTGCTCGAGAAGGAGTGGTACGAATCGTTCCTGCACCTGTTTGTTTTTCCTTTCGATACACTTTACCACATCCTGCCCTGGTCGCTGCTGGTAATTTATGCTGCAAGGCGTGGCTTTTGGCGCCTTGTTATGAAGCATGATTTTCTGCAATTCAATTTCATCGTTTTGTTTGCCAATATCTGGGTGTATTGGTTGTCGCCCGAAACGCTGCCTCGATACATTTTTATGCTTTACCCGCTTATTTTCACCATTATCTGCTGGTTCTATGTGCAATACCGGGAAGAAGACCGGAAGCGAACCAAGGTGCTTCATTCCCTTCTCTTTGTTTTGATTTCTGCAATCACCTTGGCCTTACTTGTTCCCTTTTTTCAATTGCCGGTGGAGGTGCCGTATCGTTATGGCAAAAGCATCGCATTATTTCTTGGAGCAGCGTTTCTGGTTTGGGCGTTTATAAAAATTCCCCGGCAGCGGCTGATTATTGCCGTGATGGTGTTGCTCATCGGGCGCATTGGGTTTAACTGGTTTGTGCTGCCGGAGCGGCAAGCCAACGCAACTGAAAGCCGGTTTAAAGAGGAAGGAATCGTAATCGCTCGACTTTCCGAAGGCAGGGACGTTAAATTTGTAGGCCCTATCGGACCTGACCTGGACATCAGATACTACATTCAGCGGGAGAATAAGACGATCGTCCGGTACGGGCCGGGAAGTGCAAATCGCGATACCACTTCCTTTTACATTTCAACACAAAGATTTATTGACGATTGTCCGCATCAACTTATTCATTCTTTTCACTCAATTCCCCAAAACACGACTTTTTTCCTCGTGAAATATGAGGAGCCCTGCATGTATCCATGAAAAAGCTTTCAATATTAATTACGGTATTAAATGAAGAGGATAACATAAAGCCGCTACTGGAAGAGATACACCAGGCCCTTCAGGGGTTTGATTATGAGATCGTGATTGTGGATGATGGCTCTACCGACCGAACGCGTCCCAACATCCGGAGAGAGGCAAATCACCGGGTGAAGCTTGTAGAACTGACCAAAAACTATGGACAGAGTACTGCGATGGCTGCAGGTATTGATGCGGCTGAAGGGGAGTTTCTCGTGACGATGGATGGCGACCTTCAGAACGATCCGCACGATATTCCGGCAATGCTGAAAAAGCTGGAAGACGGGGAATGGGACCTGGTGGCGGGATACCGCAAAAACCGGCAGGATAAAATGCTGAGCCGTAAGCTCCCCAGCCGCCTGGCCAACAGCCTCATTCGTTGGCTTACGGGCGTCAAGATCACCGACTATGGATGCACCTTGAAAGTTTACCGGGTGGACATTGCCCGCGGGCTCGGCCTGTATGGAGAACTGCATCGCTTCATTCCTGCGCTGGCCTTTATGCAGGGCGCGCGCATTACGGAAGTTCCCGTGAATCACCGTTCGCGTAAATATGGCCAGTCAAAATATCGCCTTAGCCGTACATTCAAAGTGATCAGTGATCTGATCCTCATCGTGTTTTTTCAGAAATACCTGGTGCGGCCCATGCACCTGTTTGGCGTAGCCGGATTTATAATTTTGGTGGTGGGAATTTTTATTAACCTCTACCTCGCAGCCCTTAAAATTGCCGGGCAGGACATTTGGGGAAAGCCGCTGCTCATTCTGGGACTGCTGCTCACGCTGGGCGGATTTCAGCTCATCACTACCGGCATTATCACAGAGTTGCTAATGCGTACTTACTACGAATCCCAAAATAAAAAGACCTACAAAATCAGAAACACGTTTGTTGGAAAAGAAAAGAAAGCCGGGGTGGAATAAATACCTGAAAATAGCGGTCAAGGTCGTTGTTTCAGGGCTGGCGCTTTATCTGGTCATGAATAAGCTGGACACGCAGCAACTCTGGGAAACGATCAAGGGAGCACAGTGGTGGGCTTTATTTGCTGCACTTTGGATGCTGTTTCTATCCCAGGTATTTTCCTCCATCCGCTTTATGATATTTCTAAATGCCATTGGGATCAGGATCGGTTTCCTGTTTAATTTCAGGATTTACCTTACGGGTATGTTTTACAACCTGTTCCTGCCGGGCGGTATAGGAGGCGATGGCTACAAAGTGATCCTGCTGAAGCGGCAATACAGAGCAGGCTGGAAACCATTGGTAAAGGTTGCCTTTCACGACCGGCTCAATGGTCTTATGCTGCTGTTAATGATGATTGCTATCCTTATCCCGTTTGTATCGCCTGATCCCGTTTGGGGTATCCTGGCTTTGGCGGCTATTCCGACTGGCTTCCTCATTTACCGGCTGGTGATGAAAAGGTTGTTCAGGGAAGTGAAGTCGTCCTTATTAAAGATCAGCGTTTATTCGCTGGTGGTTCAGGGGCTGGTGCTGGTATCGGTTTTTTTTATTCTCCTGGCGCTCCGCATTCCGTGGGAAGCGTGGCCTCCCTACCTCTTGCTTTTTCTGGTGGCTTCCATTGCGGCTATTCTGCCCATAAGTTTTGGGGGCATTGGCATCAGAGAAATTGTCTTTTACTACGGTGCTGTTTATTTCGGCACGAGTGAGGCGGAAGCTATTTCCAT includes:
- a CDS encoding DUF3575 domain-containing protein translates to MKNLIIITCIFLGISTGTLQAQENEVFETNKDIIRLYPQYFITTTFYAGYERILSSRHSLELDAGITSGTLQQEKHEGYMAELKWRIFFNSLMDFMSSNRQRGYMSTFINYQALTTSDSRPEPLEDKADYHIYAGGVTFGVQIFALANLNIDLYIGGGVQYSTSTNANQIYEPVLNFLEPAYNGPYPKAGFSVGLGL
- a CDS encoding right-handed parallel beta-helix repeat-containing protein; translation: MKYILFLPLLFSLLFLSCRKEDNITTDPNAKLTFNTDTVLFDTVFTSIGSATINFKVYNLNKRNVEIERIFLAGGGSSKFRVNVDGEPVLSTGPAILEAGDSMYVFVDVNIDPDNSLNPFIIKDSLVFLTNGNMQDVKLVAWGQNAHFFRSTAIGCDTTWTEGLPIVIYDSVLVKAGCKLTIREGTKIYAHNNAGIYVRGVLEVRGTLDNPVIFQGDRLEDYYSEVPGQWLGILLLPTGEQHSFEHAEIKNGSIGITAGFNPYNDTLFLNASGLSVKNCIIQNMTGYGILAVASTVEAENVLINNCGRNAFITNYGGNYSFTHCTFANYNFVFNRREPSVIIATDPDVRGTIVEARFVNCIIDGSLDDEVELVDHNVADFDVNFDHCLIKTLNTGQFAGSNLFNLDPGFVDAFEYDYHLDTASPAIDAGKDAGIQTDLEGKLRDQQPDIGAYEFN
- a CDS encoding phosphoribosyltransferase family protein; translated protein: MQAKSFFYSVYRDVLDLFYPRLCAACDDVLAADEGFICLNCRFSLPETGFHNEQYHELEKVFWGRVNIKYALAFYFFRKSSKVQHLLHNIKYKEQKEAAVEAGRWYGSQLLQDGFSFDCIVPVPLHERKLRARGFNQSAFFGQGMAEGLAIPMDTDSVMRAIFNPTQTKKSRYARWKNVEDIFRLQPGHELDNKHVLLVDDVVTTGSTLEACARAVLRANGAKVSIATLAYAG
- a CDS encoding Calx-beta domain-containing protein, which gives rise to MTRRILTIAVMAFSIAAFTEAQAQVMINSLNTPHTQGFNSLANSGTSSSLPTGWAITESGSSSAADGSYEADNGSSGGENIYSYGMTGNSERALGSLASNTLDPYYGVEFSNNTGAAINSIEISFTIELWKIGSTGRLDTILVAASPFFAGGPLNSGIWVNVDTLVSPHNDSATGVLNGNLPDNQTRVSVTVSLPSPILNGQSGWLRFEDMNITGADDALAIDDFQIIARDASGPPIADCSAPFFSEYIEGSGNNKAIEIYNPTSATLDLSDYKLYRFNNGATSANDSLQLTGMLNSGDVYVIGNPSTSGQPVDPVIIAESDTLHSMTFFNGDDALILVDVSTGDTLDIFGILGQDPGDFWNISGGTTQNYTLVRKSSVERGTTDSLTWKYDWDVRSQDNVTFLGRHTSDCVAPPPGSVISFDSRTTTLTERQDTLDIEVTITNQSNNAITVDVALDGSGTTATPGADFNFTPQTLTFPANTTTSQFAEVIIIDDMSYEEVEEIVLLLQDLSEGSFGDSVHTITINDNEYHHYTIDTADNVDAMGNYIHFGERIRISGVVTSDNFSTNDYLFAIYDRTAGMHIYSEENLNYSVTRGDSIVVWGKVDEFRGLGQIEADSIDHISSGNALPDPMTIKELGENTEGEIVRFRRAWLVNPAQWTSAGAGFNVDVTNGSDTIAMRIDDDVDLYDDPAPMDTFIAIGIGGQFDGNDGDGLLDGYQFLPRDVNDIISFTDPTISFSIDSVAYQEADSSIDIIITLTNENDRATSVEVDLSSSSTANSGTDFDFTPTFVTFPANSSTSQTVTVELIEDAMTEPNETIVLVLRNPDNHASLGDSVMIVTIIDDDPIGMEEKGLLSNISIYPNPANDILTLEASENLDVVRLTNLLGQQVMELVNVQPGATMINIADLEKGVYLLHVSTKDGTATQRFIKK
- a CDS encoding T9SS type A sorting domain-containing protein, encoding MKAFLIATITFFNLSIGVALAQCPGGWLQTIQKADRAAMLSQSTTDDSGNFYIALSFYDTIRAGNLTLAATGDARQYQDIGLIKIGKDGNPAWAIQSYLQPHLFVRHVEVDKDFNIHLIVYSNATSVQFGGIQAGTDTTGAIYRVLIRPDGSVSSIVPLIQRGDTGGLIAIPSYNFASDGRTGLLFNSFMHEAVIGQDTLFSNANSWFLAAFDQTGQRIWVVQGGEAETIFPGSIVVGKDGSVYLSFSFFGNLVLQNGDSIINRTLFEGSDVGVSRYTDDGNLHWTKAFTGLVDETVILTYADDHGNFYGSLSNLLDPYWNDTIFEDDDENMQFVRIDSMGNVLDRLKLYGQNIFLGGTEGYKNNRLLISGSYKDSLEVAGFTFSSYPQNFSDPRKGFLVILDTAFHVLNSIELKSSKHITVAKPYVSDNDHIYISGGFNENLDLPSTQLSMPGQWGSFVWKTCMQELTAIKEPKIKRHQQKAIDLVCIPNPALHTTSIEVPDGKISSVDVFDLTGRPVLHIPLPKVISGRITLDVATLPRGLYTILVASENGRSVGRFVKDGL
- a CDS encoding glycosyltransferase family 39 protein codes for the protein MKQLWAELAQRPAVLRGICVLLLIPAFFINLGLMPLLADESIRAMVSLEMIISGNYITPTMSGEFYYNKPPLYNWILAGLFQLTGSFSELVVRLPSVVPLLLFGLTIFWFVKKHLGFETGFLAALLTVTCGRMVVYASMLGHIDLFYSLVTYASFIVIYEGFRKEKWWFLFLVSYGLVSIGFLSKGLPSLVFQGFTLLAYFIIKKDFKRLFSIQHICGFLLFLLVVGTYFYVYHQYNSLEAYLTTLWTQSSQRTVLEKEWYESFLHLFVFPFDTLYHILPWSLLVIYAARRGFWRLVMKHDFLQFNFIVLFANIWVYWLSPETLPRYIFMLYPLIFTIICWFYVQYREEDRKRTKVLHSLLFVLISAITLALLVPFFQLPVEVPYRYGKSIALFLGAAFLVWAFIKIPRQRLIIAVMVLLIGRIGFNWFVLPERQANATESRFKEEGIVIARLSEGRDVKFVGPIGPDLDIRYYIQRENKTIVRYGPGSANRDTTSFYISTQRFIDDCPHQLIHSFHSIPQNTTFFLVKYEEPCMYP
- a CDS encoding glycosyltransferase family 2 protein, producing the protein MKKLSILITVLNEEDNIKPLLEEIHQALQGFDYEIVIVDDGSTDRTRPNIRREANHRVKLVELTKNYGQSTAMAAGIDAAEGEFLVTMDGDLQNDPHDIPAMLKKLEDGEWDLVAGYRKNRQDKMLSRKLPSRLANSLIRWLTGVKITDYGCTLKVYRVDIARGLGLYGELHRFIPALAFMQGARITEVPVNHRSRKYGQSKYRLSRTFKVISDLILIVFFQKYLVRPMHLFGVAGFIILVVGIFINLYLAALKIAGQDIWGKPLLILGLLLTLGGFQLITTGIITELLMRTYYESQNKKTYKIRNTFVGKEKKAGVE